The Apodemus sylvaticus chromosome 4, mApoSyl1.1, whole genome shotgun sequence nucleotide sequence AAGATATATTGATGGGAGAATAAGGAAAAATCTTCTAAGTTTTTCTTGCCCCTATTTTTTCTCCTAGAAAATCTTCTCCCAAAGCCCCAAATCTGACTCTCATACTTCTCAACCATCTAAATTAACGAGGTCCCTACCTGTATTTctcaaaaatcttaaaataaacatATCCCCAAAACACATCTTTCCCCACATCACACACCATTCATGTTCCAAACTGTTCTCCTCATTCACTGTCTTATAACAATTACAATCTAATTCACTGCTAAGCTAAAAAGACTCACTGGCAACTTCTGATCATATTGTCCTCACTTCCTACATTTAACTATGAGAAAGCTCTAATTATATTTAGTAATTCTTTCAGAAGTCCACTGAGGTGCGAATGGCAGTCTGCATCACTCCAAAGCAGTTTCTGACAGTCCAGCATAGCAAAAGACTAGCACCAGAATTACCTAAGGGGCTTGTTAGAAATGTAGCCAAAGTCCTTTACTAATTACATAAAGAGGTGTTTCAAAAACACTCCAGTTCTTCTGAGCCCTAGGGTTTGGAAACTAATTAGCTCAACAGAATTCACCAAAATACTCAACATGTTAACTGAAGCAATTTCTTCTGCTGCACATATTTAAGTGATACAATATTTGAGTTCATAAGATTAATTTTCCCACAAATATTTCTATAGTAGATATTATTTACTCTTGCctgttttcaaaagaaacatGTTTACTGAGTATGAAAACCCTATTCATTTCCTATTCTCCCCATTCTCTTTATATCAGGCCCCACATTGAAGTTGCAGTTCTGAAGAGAGTAACTCAAGAGAGCCTTATCCAGAGACCAAATTCCAATCTTCTGCAAATATACGTAAATTCAGCAAGTTTCTCCAGGTCTCACCAAAGGCACATTCACGACAATCGAAAGCTACAGATCTAATTCTAAAAAAGCCATGCCCTACCAAATCTAATGTCCCCTCCAAATGTCAAATTCTTGTTCTATTTTGTTACACCTGCTATGGTCCTATAAATTATATACTATAGttttgtaaaacacacacactcagaccaCCTGTCCAATAGAacaaagcaaacatttaaaaacagtGCTTCAAACTTTAAGTGTAATTTTTCATCAAGCTAACATTTAAGATCAGAAACTAGAAAGGCTAGAGAGAGGGGATTAGAATTCTGTTTCTTAAACTGTTGATTCCTTTCAGAATAAAGTTCAGAGACTAAAGGAGGTTTAAAGGGATACCATTCCACATATTCCACCCATAAGGATTTTCATACAAAAATTACTGGATTCTTTCTTACCCTTCgcatggcttcctcctcctcttgacGCTTTTCATAATGTGCAAAGTCATCAAAGATTGAGGTGGTATGCTTGAAAGTAGCGATTATTTTAAGCACttgctttgctttttctaggggTACTTCTTGAGTGTCCCTTGAATTGGTTACTGGTTTGTTGTCATTATTTTCTAAGCGAATATGTCGTAATTGGTTATTGGGAACATCTTTGACAAAGATCCATTTAACTTCAAATTTGCCCTTCCACTTATCCTGAGACCAGACACCAGCATAAGCGTTATAGTCTACAACAGACTTCATTTCAGCCACTCCACAAAAGTGTCCACTGCCATTCACACTGAAGAGCAAATAGAGTGGGCCTTTCCCATTCAGGGAACGGTAAGCTGCATCCAAGCGCTTATTACCATGCTCAGTGCTACACCAGATAGAGTACTTGATGGAACGATGTATATCATCCTCAGAATAGCTCTTAATTATAAACACACGTCCATTCTTCAGGTTCCAATCAAAGTCTTTGGGATTGTAATTGTTTATGGCCTTTAGTTTTTCCAGCACTGGATGTACCTCTACGCTAGAAGGTGAAGCACTAACAGGTACAACACCTAAACCAAAGTTTTCACTGCCTGTTCCATTGTTCTGGTTGAAGCCGGTTCCCCTATTCCGAGGAGCTACCCAGCGATTCTGCAACTGTGGCTGTTGAGACTGCACTTGGTGAGGCTGGGCCTGTGGCTGAGGTCCTTGTTGCTGCTGTGGTTGTGGTGGCTGAGGCTGCTGTTGAGGCAGTTGGCTTTGCACCAATGGTGGTGGTTGAATTAATGGCTGAGGCTGCTGGATTATAGTTTGAGGAGGCAGAACTGGTTGGGTTGGTGGAGCCTTTACCACGGACCCCTTTTCATCCCAAGTTCCAATATTCATGTTGTGTTTTATAGGAGGTGGTGGCACAGCAGAACCCCCAATTCCCACATTGCCCTTGGGTTTAAGTTTCGGTTGAGGTTTTGCAGGCTTTCTGGCAATAGCAGCCCAAGAAGTTGGTTTAGGTGCTGCACTGCTAACAGGGGGCACATTATTGGTCGCAATGCTAGTCATACCACTGCTGCTCAAGGCTGTACCTACAGTTTTTGTCACCGCAGCTGTCAGGTCACCACCAATTTTCAGTCCAGTCATGCCTTGCTCAATACTACTAATGCCAGGCACCTTACTCAAAGTATCATTGCCAAATCCGGCCTGTCCATCAGTAATAGCTCTCCCAAGAGAACTAGGTGGATAGCCATAACTGCTACTATAAGCAGAATTTTGTGTTGATTGTCCCTGAGATCCACTTGTTCCCCATGTAGAGAAATCAGCATTACCAGGAAAAAAGTTAAATCCATGTTGACCAAGAAATGGAGGGGTATTTCCTAATGCCCCTGGTTGACTAAAAACACCATCTGGTATATAATGATGTTCTCCATTACTCATTTGTCCATAGGTCGTCAGATATGGCATAGGCTGATCTCCAGCCGTGGACCATGCTGCTTCCCCAAGAGAATATGGAAATCCAATGGATGGAGCATAGTAACTAGGCATATATGGATCTGACATTGGTGGATAGCTGTTATTCTGCAAAACAGAAGACCACAATCAGTAGTGAAATGTTCTcttaaagggagaaaaaaaaaaaaggttaactAAAAGACTGAAAGCAGTGTTAAGTGAATGAAAAAGACATGTGCCTGTTCtacataaaactaaaatttcaaatcaatGTTATAAGCAGAAATATTTACCAATGAGTACCATCACCCTATACTAAGTCTTGATGCTCAGCTGGACTCAAATTCTCTCTACAGCAGACTGGCCTCAATCTCACAATTCCTGTTTCTgcctaaatgctaggattataaacATTGACAGCATGCCAGATTATGGctgagaaatattgaaatattataaattatagcaTTTTTAGGCAGAAAGCATAGAAGTAAATGAAGACTGTGTTTCTGTCCcaattttaaaatactgataTTTCTACCAATTGCTAGTAAGCTTTACAAGGCACAAAACTGTAATTACAtacaaaatttaaacaaatttGTAATATATGTCAAATCGAGGAATTAAATTGCAGTTTTTAATCATGGAATAAATTCAGCTACTTAAATTTTGTACTTTAAGGTAGAAATGTACAATTGCTATactgagaggggaaaaaaatcaagattatgCTTACACAATGAAACAACTGTTTTGCTCTTTtatatttctgaaagaaaatacaataaaatatattatttatcttaTTGCTGCATCCAGaagtcatagatttaaaatggaaaaaaaaaaatcccactccCACTCAGGGAAACCCAGAGGCCCTCAAAACAATACAAGTAATGGCTAGAGCTCTTTGGTTGCCCACTAGAAGCAGATGCAAAGACCCCATTACTGAAGCCACATTTTTGGTTGTAatacacaaagaaatcaagagGGAAATAAATTAGAACTTTCCTTTCTACCTTtctactggctagctttcatagtgtcaAAAGACACTGACTGGATCTTATGGGAGAAAATGCACCAAGTGTGGACCCAGTTGTAGATTTGCAAACAATAATACCAATTTATCAGGCAAGATCTACTTAATGGTACAATACTGGCATAATTGTTCTGAGAGGTAATCAAGAGCTTTCTGCTTAGATAGATTTTAGGTCTGCAGAATTTAATTAAATATAGTACTGTAAACCTAGTCAAAAGACCATGGCTGAGAAAGGGAGGTCATAGGCCCTAAAAAGTAACCTACTATTGTTCCTTTTCTAAATGGATATGGAATCAAAATAATTATATTCATAAACTAATAACACTTTCAGAATTGGTCAGAGAAGCTTATTTGTAGCAGGGGTAATTAATGTTCAGGAAATCATAACTGGTCCAAGTGCTAAGAAGTGACTTGAGTGCTTAACACTATATGGGGTATCTCTATCATCCTTTCTTAGGCTCTCCACAAATAAAGGCAAAgagtctaagagccagaggatagAAAGTACCGTGAAAAATCTCTCTTCTTGACATTGCACTGCTGTTATACCTAGGAATTCTCAGGAACAGTGGCTATGTAAATAAAACCCACACAAGATTGGGTCCAAAGCATATTATGAATAGGAAGAACTACTCATAACACAAAATTCTTAAAAGACTTACAAAGAGATAATGGTTGCTGGGGTAGAACAGTGTTCTACCCAAGTGCATGTAAGCAACTCTAAATGTAGTAGGCTTCACATACACAAAACTatgaaagaggagggggagactGGGTAAGAGGGAAGGGGTAAAAATATAACAGaaggaaattttactaaagtatttgtatatgtgcacacacgtgagtacatgcatgtgtatgtatgtgtgtgtgtgtgtgtgtgtgtgtgtgtgtgtgagagagagagagagagagagagagagagagagagagagagaaattgtggaagagtaatttaaaaaaattctgtatCTTACCTTAAGAATAAGGGTATCCTTTTCTTTTATGCTATCTACTACTTACTACATTTTATATTACACACTTACaacttttgttgttcttttggtgAGATAAGGTCCTGCTAAACTGTCTTCTAACTCTTCATGTTCTCAGACTGGTCTCAATACTATTATTTCCTGCCTCCCACACCCCAAGTCCTGAGGTAATAGCTATGAATGACCATGCTTTCAACTTTCTAAATCAGGGTATTTTTTCACTTtagaaatagtattttttttaattacaataaaattaaaaagttgctTGCATATCAAATAACTATACATTTCAATTTTTCCCAAATTCGAAATAGCAAGTTCtagtaatgaaaacaaagacaaaacaaaacactccaaATTGTTCTaagttaatataaaaaaatactttgaagattgtcctgaaaataaaaatatggtatTTCCCCTTGAAAATGTCTTTGAGGTGACTTTTGCTTCTTAATGTTCCTCCAGACCCAATTCGTAGACTCAGACCCAGTTCTGCAGCAGAACACCTACTGTACCATTCCCCTGTCCCCTCTGTTAGATCCTACAAATCTTCCCCTTCTAATCTCCCTCCCTGAACTCTCACTTTATCCCAGCCACTAACCCCAGTAGGCACCTCTAGCTAATCCAAAGGCCACTGATGCCAGGGAAGTATGTAGGCTGAACATGAATCTTCGCccctctttctgctcctccagATTCAATCCTCCTCAGTCTCATTTTCAGCTCTATAGAATGCCGGTCAtagtctccctttcctctcttacCTCATCGCCAAGCAAACACAAAATATCTACTCTTTTGAATTTATCGTATTATCTTAGCCTTCAACACCAAAAAGCATTCCCGGGCAACACACCAGCTCAACACACAGGGATATAGATACGGAGAAATTTCCTATCTAGGCAACATACAACCATCACACTCTTCTAAAATCCAGAGAGGAaacaagaaaccaagaaacaaaatacccactcaACAAAGATAAAATCAGGTATCAGCACTTAGACCTATAATCATTCTAATCACAAACCACCAAGTGTAAAAACACAACCAATAACAGTCAGAAAAATATGTTTCCACTAGAGCCCAGCAACCCTACCATATCAGaccctgaatattccaacatagcAGAAGCCCAAGCAAAAGACCTTGCAGTGGTTAGAGAACCAGAAGGAATATTGCCAAACTTATTTTTATGAGGTCAGctaccctgatacccaaaccacatgaACACCCaccaaaaaaaagagaattactgcacaatttcttttttaaacacaGATAAGATACTAATTAAAACTACTTGCAAACtgtatccaagaacacagcagaaagatcatccatcatgatagTAAGCTTCATCCTGCAGATGCAACGAAGAATAGTCCAATATACAAGAATCAattaatgtaatccaccacataagcaaattgaaaagacaaaaaccacaggtGATCATCTCATTCTCATTAGGCACAAAAAAGGACTTTGACATTAACACCCTTCAAGaactcaacataataaaggcaatttatagaTAAGCCCATAGCCAATagcttaaatgttcaacatccttagccatcagggaaatgcaaatcaaaatcaaataaaaaatagttagagattccatcttacatctatcagaatggctaagaccaataACAAAGTAACATAGGTGAGGTTGtaaggagaacactcctccattgctagtgggagtgcaaacttgtacagtcacaaaaatataaatatggcagttcctcagaaagttgggaaCTAATCTACCTCAAGAGCCaacctataccactcttggacatatacccaaaagatcctaccacaaggacacttgctaaATGATGTTCATtgaagttttattcataatattcaGAAACTACAAACAATATAGataccctcaacagaagaatggatgaagaaaatgtggtatatttgctcaatgaagtattattcagctattaaaatatgACATCATGGAGTTTGCAGGCAAacacataaaactagaaaaaaatcatcctgagtgaagtaacccagatacagaaagataaatacaatAAGTACTGACTTTTATGTAAATATTAGTCATTAAATAAGTATACAATCCATAGACCTAGAGAAGTTAAGGCAGAGATGCATACACAGACCCAGAGGTTAGGTATAATAAAAGGGTCCAGCGCAACACATGGATCTCACTAGAGGGCGAAATGGATTTTATGGATGAGCGAGAGGGAGGGGGCAGCTGGAATGAGATcatttggggaggggagggggattaTAGGGTTGAGGAAAAGAATATAAGTGGAGACAACTTGAACTGAGGGGCATTTAAGGTGTAATAGGGAAACTTAGTGCAATGG carries:
- the Ythdf3 gene encoding YTH domain-containing family protein 3 isoform X7 gives rise to the protein MSATSVDQRPKGQGNKVSVQNGSIHQKDAVNDDDFEPYLSSQTNQNNSYPPMSDPYMPSYYAPSIGFPYSLGEAAWSTAGDQPMPYLTTYGQMSNGEHHYIPDGVFSQPGALGNTPPFLGQHGFNFFPGNADFSTWGTSGSQGQSTQNSAYSSSYGYPPSSLGRAITDGQAGFGNDTLSKVPGISSIEQGMTGLKIGGDLTAAVTKTVGTALSSSGMTSIATNNVPPVSSAAPKPTSWAAIARKPAKPQPKLKPKGNVGIGGSAVPPPPIKHNMNIGTWDEKGSVVKAPPTQPVLPPQTIIQQPQPLIQPPPLVQSQLPQQQPQPPQPQQQQGPQPQAQPHQVQSQQPQLQNRWVAPRNRGTGFNQNNGTGSENFGLGVVPVSASPSSVEVHPVLEKLKAINNYNPKDFDWNLKNGRVFIIKSYSEDDIHRSIKYSIWCSTEHGNKRLDAAYRSLNGKGPLYLLFSVNGSGHFCGVAEMKSVVDYNAYAGVWSQDKWKGKFEVKWIFVKDVPNNQLRHIRLENNDNKPVTNSRDTQEVPLEKAKQVLKIIATFKHTTSIFDDFAHYEKRQEEEEAMRRERNRNKQ
- the Ythdf3 gene encoding YTH domain-containing family protein 3 isoform X4, whose translation is MFYLDLTLLHRAEETGEESFSVQNGSIHQKDAVNDDDFEPYLSSQTNQKYKRAKQLFHCNNSYPPMSDPYMPSYYAPSIGFPYSLGEAAWSTAGDQPMPYLTTYGQMSNGEHHYIPDGVFSQPGALGNTPPFLGQHGFNFFPGNADFSTWGTSGSQGQSTQNSAYSSSYGYPPSSLGRAITDGQAGFGNDTLSKVPGISSIEQGMTGLKIGGDLTAAVTKTVGTALSSSGMTSIATNNVPPVSSAAPKPTSWAAIARKPAKPQPKLKPKGNVGIGGSAVPPPPIKHNMNIGTWDEKGSVVKAPPTQPVLPPQTIIQQPQPLIQPPPLVQSQLPQQQPQPPQPQQQQGPQPQAQPHQVQSQQPQLQNRWVAPRNRGTGFNQNNGTGSENFGLGVVPVSASPSSVEVHPVLEKLKAINNYNPKDFDWNLKNGRVFIIKSYSEDDIHRSIKYSIWCSTEHGNKRLDAAYRSLNGKGPLYLLFSVNGSGHFCGVAEMKSVVDYNAYAGVWSQDKWKGKFEVKWIFVKDVPNNQLRHIRLENNDNKPVTNSRDTQEVPLEKAKQVLKIIATFKHTTSIFDDFAHYEKRQEEEEAMRRERNRNKQ
- the Ythdf3 gene encoding YTH domain-containing family protein 3 isoform X2: MSATSVDQRPKGQGNKVSVQNGSIHQKDAVNDDDFEPYLSSQTNQSHCIALAGFKLKTAALASQKYKRAKQLFHCNNSYPPMSDPYMPSYYAPSIGFPYSLGEAAWSTAGDQPMPYLTTYGQMSNGEHHYIPDGVFSQPGALGNTPPFLGQHGFNFFPGNADFSTWGTSGSQGQSTQNSAYSSSYGYPPSSLGRAITDGQAGFGNDTLSKVPGISSIEQGMTGLKIGGDLTAAVTKTVGTALSSSGMTSIATNNVPPVSSAAPKPTSWAAIARKPAKPQPKLKPKGNVGIGGSAVPPPPIKHNMNIGTWDEKGSVVKAPPTQPVLPPQTIIQQPQPLIQPPPLVQSQLPQQQPQPPQPQQQQGPQPQAQPHQVQSQQPQLQNRWVAPRNRGTGFNQNNGTGSENFGLGVVPVSASPSSVEVHPVLEKLKAINNYNPKDFDWNLKNGRVFIIKSYSEDDIHRSIKYSIWCSTEHGNKRLDAAYRSLNGKGPLYLLFSVNGSGHFCGVAEMKSVVDYNAYAGVWSQDKWKGKFEVKWIFVKDVPNNQLRHIRLENNDNKPVTNSRDTQEVPLEKAKQVLKIIATFKHTTSIFDDFAHYEKRQEEEEAMRRERNRNKQ
- the Ythdf3 gene encoding YTH domain-containing family protein 3 isoform X6, whose amino-acid sequence is MFYLDLTLLHRAEETGEESFSVQNGSIHQKDAVNDDDFEPYLSSQTNQNNSYPPMSDPYMPSYYAPSIGFPYSLGEAAWSTAGDQPMPYLTTYGQMSNGEHHYIPDGVFSQPGALGNTPPFLGQHGFNFFPGNADFSTWGTSGSQGQSTQNSAYSSSYGYPPSSLGRAITDGQAGFGNDTLSKVPGISSIEQGMTGLKIGGDLTAAVTKTVGTALSSSGMTSIATNNVPPVSSAAPKPTSWAAIARKPAKPQPKLKPKGNVGIGGSAVPPPPIKHNMNIGTWDEKGSVVKAPPTQPVLPPQTIIQQPQPLIQPPPLVQSQLPQQQPQPPQPQQQQGPQPQAQPHQVQSQQPQLQNRWVAPRNRGTGFNQNNGTGSENFGLGVVPVSASPSSVEVHPVLEKLKAINNYNPKDFDWNLKNGRVFIIKSYSEDDIHRSIKYSIWCSTEHGNKRLDAAYRSLNGKGPLYLLFSVNGSGHFCGVAEMKSVVDYNAYAGVWSQDKWKGKFEVKWIFVKDVPNNQLRHIRLENNDNKPVTNSRDTQEVPLEKAKQVLKIIATFKHTTSIFDDFAHYEKRQEEEEAMRRERNRNKQ
- the Ythdf3 gene encoding YTH domain-containing family protein 3 isoform X5; this translates as MSATSVDQRPKGQGNKVSVQNGSIHQKDAVNDDDFEPYLSSQTNQKYKRAKQLFHCNNSYPPMSDPYMPSYYAPSIGFPYSLGEAAWSTAGDQPMPYLTTYGQMSNGEHHYIPDGVFSQPGALGNTPPFLGQHGFNFFPGNADFSTWGTSGSQGQSTQNSAYSSSYGYPPSSLGRAITDGQAGFGNDTLSKVPGISSIEQGMTGLKIGGDLTAAVTKTVGTALSSSGMTSIATNNVPPVSSAAPKPTSWAAIARKPAKPQPKLKPKGNVGIGGSAVPPPPIKHNMNIGTWDEKGSVVKAPPTQPVLPPQTIIQQPQPLIQPPPLVQSQLPQQQPQPPQPQQQQGPQPQAQPHQVQSQQPQLQNRWVAPRNRGTGFNQNNGTGSENFGLGVVPVSASPSSVEVHPVLEKLKAINNYNPKDFDWNLKNGRVFIIKSYSEDDIHRSIKYSIWCSTEHGNKRLDAAYRSLNGKGPLYLLFSVNGSGHFCGVAEMKSVVDYNAYAGVWSQDKWKGKFEVKWIFVKDVPNNQLRHIRLENNDNKPVTNSRDTQEVPLEKAKQVLKIIATFKHTTSIFDDFAHYEKRQEEEEAMRRERNRNKQ
- the Ythdf3 gene encoding YTH domain-containing family protein 3 isoform X8, whose amino-acid sequence is MSDPYMPSYYAPSIGFPYSLGEAAWSTAGDQPMPYLTTYGQMSNGEHHYIPDGVFSQPGALGNTPPFLGQHGFNFFPGNADFSTWGTSGSQGQSTQNSAYSSSYGYPPSSLGRAITDGQAGFGNDTLSKVPGISSIEQGMTGLKIGGDLTAAVTKTVGTALSSSGMTSIATNNVPPVSSAAPKPTSWAAIARKPAKPQPKLKPKGNVGIGGSAVPPPPIKHNMNIGTWDEKGSVVKAPPTQPVLPPQTIIQQPQPLIQPPPLVQSQLPQQQPQPPQPQQQQGPQPQAQPHQVQSQQPQLQNRWVAPRNRGTGFNQNNGTGSENFGLGVVPVSASPSSVEVHPVLEKLKAINNYNPKDFDWNLKNGRVFIIKSYSEDDIHRSIKYSIWCSTEHGNKRLDAAYRSLNGKGPLYLLFSVNGSGHFCGVAEMKSVVDYNAYAGVWSQDKWKGKFEVKWIFVKDVPNNQLRHIRLENNDNKPVTNSRDTQEVPLEKAKQVLKIIATFKHTTSIFDDFAHYEKRQEEEEAMRRERNRNKQ
- the Ythdf3 gene encoding YTH domain-containing family protein 3 isoform X3, encoding MFYLDLTLLHRAEETGEESFSVQNGSIHQKDAVNDDDFEPYLSSQTNQSHCIALAGFKLKTAALASQNNSYPPMSDPYMPSYYAPSIGFPYSLGEAAWSTAGDQPMPYLTTYGQMSNGEHHYIPDGVFSQPGALGNTPPFLGQHGFNFFPGNADFSTWGTSGSQGQSTQNSAYSSSYGYPPSSLGRAITDGQAGFGNDTLSKVPGISSIEQGMTGLKIGGDLTAAVTKTVGTALSSSGMTSIATNNVPPVSSAAPKPTSWAAIARKPAKPQPKLKPKGNVGIGGSAVPPPPIKHNMNIGTWDEKGSVVKAPPTQPVLPPQTIIQQPQPLIQPPPLVQSQLPQQQPQPPQPQQQQGPQPQAQPHQVQSQQPQLQNRWVAPRNRGTGFNQNNGTGSENFGLGVVPVSASPSSVEVHPVLEKLKAINNYNPKDFDWNLKNGRVFIIKSYSEDDIHRSIKYSIWCSTEHGNKRLDAAYRSLNGKGPLYLLFSVNGSGHFCGVAEMKSVVDYNAYAGVWSQDKWKGKFEVKWIFVKDVPNNQLRHIRLENNDNKPVTNSRDTQEVPLEKAKQVLKIIATFKHTTSIFDDFAHYEKRQEEEEAMRRERNRNKQ
- the Ythdf3 gene encoding YTH domain-containing family protein 3 isoform X1 is translated as MFYLDLTLLHRAEETGEESFSVQNGSIHQKDAVNDDDFEPYLSSQTNQSHCIALAGFKLKTAALASQKYKRAKQLFHCNNSYPPMSDPYMPSYYAPSIGFPYSLGEAAWSTAGDQPMPYLTTYGQMSNGEHHYIPDGVFSQPGALGNTPPFLGQHGFNFFPGNADFSTWGTSGSQGQSTQNSAYSSSYGYPPSSLGRAITDGQAGFGNDTLSKVPGISSIEQGMTGLKIGGDLTAAVTKTVGTALSSSGMTSIATNNVPPVSSAAPKPTSWAAIARKPAKPQPKLKPKGNVGIGGSAVPPPPIKHNMNIGTWDEKGSVVKAPPTQPVLPPQTIIQQPQPLIQPPPLVQSQLPQQQPQPPQPQQQQGPQPQAQPHQVQSQQPQLQNRWVAPRNRGTGFNQNNGTGSENFGLGVVPVSASPSSVEVHPVLEKLKAINNYNPKDFDWNLKNGRVFIIKSYSEDDIHRSIKYSIWCSTEHGNKRLDAAYRSLNGKGPLYLLFSVNGSGHFCGVAEMKSVVDYNAYAGVWSQDKWKGKFEVKWIFVKDVPNNQLRHIRLENNDNKPVTNSRDTQEVPLEKAKQVLKIIATFKHTTSIFDDFAHYEKRQEEEEAMRRERNRNKQ